In Portunus trituberculatus isolate SZX2019 chromosome 24, ASM1759143v1, whole genome shotgun sequence, a single genomic region encodes these proteins:
- the LOC123508244 gene encoding formin-like protein 15 isoform X1, which yields MCFPDSSSSRPRGATASKVSDVAFTEMAAVAALMAFLVVVLVVLVLAYVIQRLLKCSRSQEGRVVTDPSSRRARGRGGQGRPPELLEVHSRRISLVTPLAAFHEAIRCRTPPPRYSEVGGSLPSYTSAFKDLQSGSLGGGVRVVQGLAAADDSVFLSPGTISPPPPPPPPPPPSPPQGPHRHRL from the exons ATGTGTTTTCccgattcttcctcctcccggcCACGAGGCGCGACCGCCAGCAAAGTCTCTGATGTGGCATTCACTGAGATGGCGGCTGTGGCAGCTTTGATGGCGTTcctggtggtggttttggtggtattggtgttaGCGTACGTCATCCAGCGGCTGCTCAAGTGTAGTCGCTCTCAGGAGGGCAG AGTGGTGACAGATCCTTCTTCCCGGCGAGCCAGGGGACGAGGCGGCCAAGGACGACCACCGGAGCTGCTGGAAGTCCATAGCCGTCGCATCAGCCTGGTCACCCCGCTCGCGGCGTTCCATGAGGCCATCCGCTGCCGCACGCCTCCGCCCCGCTACTCAGAAGTGGGCGGCTCTCTGCCCTCCTACACCTCGGCGTTCAAAGACTTG CAGAGTGGTTCCCTGGGAGGCGGGGTGAGAGTGGTACAGGGCCTCGCTGCTGCTGACGattctgtcttcctctcgccGGGgacaatttctcctcctcctcctccgcctccgccgccgccgccttcgCCTCCCCAAGGACCGCATCGCCACCGCCTCTGA
- the LOC123508156 gene encoding ADP-ribosylation factor-like protein 6-interacting protein 1, translating to MEANPSQERRVKTLRRELEGWREVLCALHSVLIWEKHFFPAISVSAVTFLFLIIWYIEPSMLTLLSILGIIITLCDYLVPQVVPWVVGAHYWTGAHERKYEQIITSIASLFCLASSMSQTLTSMKESKPRTYFVVVTGSLLFFAWIGSNINNLFLTYLIVVFLVLLPGLKHQGIIKKYFSTIIKAVSSILKGPATTKGEGSDGESKKKE from the exons ATGGAGGCCAATCCCAGCCAG GAGCGGCGAGTGAAGACCCTACGACGGGAGCTGGAGGGCTGGCGGGAGGTGCTGTGTGCCCTCCACTCAGTGCTCATTTGGGAGAAGCACTTCTTCCCGGCCATCTCCGTCTCTGctgtcaccttcctcttcct GATCATCTGGTACATTGAGCCGTCAATGCTCACACTGCTCTCCATCCTTGGCATCATCATTACCTTGTGTGACTACTTGGTTCCTCAG GTGGTGCCATGGGTGGTTGGTGCACACTACTGGACTGGAGCACATGAGCGAAAATATGAGCAGATCATCACCTCCATTGCCTCCCTATTCTGTCTGGCCTCCTCCATGTCACAGACGCTCACCTCCATGAAGGAATCAAAGCCCAGAACT TActttgtggtggtgacaggcaGCCTTCTGTTCTTTGCATGGATTGGAAGCAACATCAACAATCTCTTCCTCACATATCTCATTG TGGTGTTCCTGGTGCTGCTTCCTGGCCTGAAACACCAAGGCATCATCAAGAAGTACTTTTCCACCATCATCAAAGCTGTATCCAGCATCCTGAAGGGCCCTGCTACAACCAAAGGGGAAGGCAGTGATGGGGAGTCCAAGAAGAaggagtga
- the LOC123508244 gene encoding formin-like protein 15 isoform X2 produces the protein MCFPDSSSSRPRGATASKVSDVAFTEMAAVAALMAFLVVVLVVLVLAYVIQRLLKCSRSQEGRVVTDPSSRRARGRGGQGRPPELLEVHSRRISLVTPLAAFHEAIRCRTPPPRYSEVGGSLPSYTSAFKDLSGSLGGGVRVVQGLAAADDSVFLSPGTISPPPPPPPPPPPSPPQGPHRHRL, from the exons ATGTGTTTTCccgattcttcctcctcccggcCACGAGGCGCGACCGCCAGCAAAGTCTCTGATGTGGCATTCACTGAGATGGCGGCTGTGGCAGCTTTGATGGCGTTcctggtggtggttttggtggtattggtgttaGCGTACGTCATCCAGCGGCTGCTCAAGTGTAGTCGCTCTCAGGAGGGCAG AGTGGTGACAGATCCTTCTTCCCGGCGAGCCAGGGGACGAGGCGGCCAAGGACGACCACCGGAGCTGCTGGAAGTCCATAGCCGTCGCATCAGCCTGGTCACCCCGCTCGCGGCGTTCCATGAGGCCATCCGCTGCCGCACGCCTCCGCCCCGCTACTCAGAAGTGGGCGGCTCTCTGCCCTCCTACACCTCGGCGTTCAAAGACTTG AGTGGTTCCCTGGGAGGCGGGGTGAGAGTGGTACAGGGCCTCGCTGCTGCTGACGattctgtcttcctctcgccGGGgacaatttctcctcctcctcctccgcctccgccgccgccgccttcgCCTCCCCAAGGACCGCATCGCCACCGCCTCTGA
- the LOC123508441 gene encoding uncharacterized protein LOC123508441, translating to MTGEEGGGGSGVSVSAMCLVCGTNQANLTQHLSLHTKEEIIRAVTHGQPLPELATRRSGPGRPRKIAIPPTPLATVAPLSLRPPTSQPQLLLTGSQAQQAPVTATMAPTPQVAPAPQPAASQPVRLSSIAPLIQPSRNAMPLTPNPVQPNTPAPAGNYLLIGNNMFPAGSVISNNLQLGSSGVSYIIPSSGGLVLAATAPPTSQTVLVQPPNTAPPPPMQVKQPPAAAPPMATLPGGIYNGVTCRPPRPVQSDGSLCMFEGPAAPVQNEAHTPATDAVWQKPAGVSISQPVDGSNPLRMKVEGEPPSHRATINIGKNISISLPRELVGQREKLKDIINQELVRALLMNEAKKGRAPDGGQPSTSDATRKTLYFPAKMEDEEVVTVGQDFCQEDMVMDEDDQYCEEEDPLASDPLSATPHSGGSSVGSLGNSKVPSPGSSVTVEPSLNGSFVSHESGVTTYRTEGAMDVVFTERNHCGQTSAGPGPSLVVSSSNEGCERGSARQHFLVSSGHEMGEEVCHGRPDKRSDAAESETLPNSSISVTQGELGQAAATPITTSTLSHPVKRDQAGEGGEQPMSFLAAERTLNSLLGAAGLQEMVYVEEQVLGAVEEVFSGGPPVSTATAMPSASSSDTSDQKALQRRLGHSYASGVGDPLSQLPPTSYRDNTQDKEQQDVKCKYEVSGVQSQTASSVGQMAGPAAAVAAAVASTAYESQHKDSTQGKKHEVKCKYEVGGSSSQMSSSMDHVATGSSAGYETHTSHHHQHHHHHHHHQHQHHQHHQQGTLDLASSHSISSKEEILMQEEIDEEEEELVDDPSLVVDSLTGGAIFPDDQMFEREMGGQQGEEVMSLKASETLADSDSERATPHEELSELMFYDRSCMFAGEPGPANLSPRTYPTMDSSAYHSLAPAMISPMDSSVQMERTDSGTLPSLGEGSSGSGVVELTSETTMHITSDQCCTVMPGEGMVISQLFPVPYSEAATTLASSATAMATPTTSKVSFSGMIEDSKLDSKITLLESSCSSSSSSSCSNSSPSGSSSNINSGFTRQPSPVPSTSGLQGPSNLKSVKEDEDYELEYESDCYGDSDSDSGVANRSPLDLDHWKCIVCNKMFKSLKEKLLHAGQHSPCAEAMEKSGAIRSATEAKSLQDDVNRDAVEEAAALVVLKCKEEMTALQEETRSMLESFATNGEYKCPECTLCFSSAEMLFEHRKAVFKSRVTCQVCHMVFKKRHAKIKHMKTHTVDDLKCLICNRTYPNRYSWSQHQLFHMGLVLFECKECGRRFQRKSELEVHMRTHTGERPYSCASCKSAFTTRQALKRHLVTHMDGQEVDCDVCHKTYKNIVCLNKHRLKAHSKNKGKAKVRRDYMCSTCNEVFPSSKKLAWHRETHERWPKKCQHCGECFVHQSSLTKHIRHKHDPHHQTPDGKTENNATCPVCRKVFKKSSLVLHLRTHTGVKPFQCNICNRSFAVKCNLEAHKWVHMGVRDRPHKCRLCERSFHRQKDLDAHIRSHKNIRPFTCNECGKSFIHKNNLQLHVREHSGEKQHKCMFCGKAFFRKYNLDNHVRIHTGETPYECTICRKDFTQKSNYNVHMKAFHIERHAVHEEL from the exons ATGACAGGggaagagggtggtggtgggtctgGGGTGAGTGTGTCGGCCATGTGCTTGGTATGTGGCACCAACCAGGCCAACCTCACCCAGCACCTGTCCCTTCACACCAAGGAGGAGATCATCCGGGCTGTCACCCATGGCCAACCACTGCCTGAGCTGGCCACCCGGAGGTCGGGGCCAGGCCGTCCCCGGAAGATAGCCATCCCACCTACTCCCCTGGCCACTGTGGCTCCTCTCTCCCTGCGCCCtcccaccagccagccacagcTGCTGCTCACTGGCAGCCAGGCCCAGCAGGCCCCCGTGACGGCCACCATGGCTCCCACACCCCAAGTTGCCCCGGCACCACAGCCGGCAGCCTCGCAGCCCGTCAGGCTGAGCTCCATTGCACCCTTGATCCAGCCATCCCGAAATGCCATGCCCTTGACCCCTAACCCAGTTCAACCCAACACTCCAGCTCCTGCAGGGAACTACCTCCTCATAGGCAACAACATGTTTCCAGCAGGCAGTGTGATATCCAATAACCTTCAGCTGGGGAGTAGTGGGGTGAGCTACATTATCCCTAGCTCAGGAGGTCTTGTGCTGGCTGCAACTGCCCCCCCTACAAGCCAGACCGTGTTGGTACAGCCCCCTAACACGGCTCCCCCACCCCCAATGCAAGTGAAGCAACCCCCTGCTGCTGCCCCTCCTATGGCTACATTGCCTGGTGGCATCTACAATGGTGTGACCTGCAGGCCACCTCGACCTGTGCAGTCTGACGGCTCCCTATGCATGTTTGAGGGACCAGCTGCCCCAGTACAAAATGAGGCCCACACACCAGCCACAGATGCCGTGTGGCAGAAGCCAGCAGGAGTCAGCATCTCTCAGCCAGTGGATGGCAGTAACCCCCTGCGAATGAAGGTTGAGGGAGAGCCGCCATCCCACCGAGCCACAATAAATATTGGCAAGAACATCAGTATCTCCCTGCCTCGGGAGCTGGTGGGCCAGAGGGAGAAGCTCAAGGACATCATCAACCAGGAGCTGGTCCGAGCCCTGTTGATGAATGAGGCCAAGAAGGGCCGTGCTCCCGACGGTGGCCAGCCCTCCACAAGTGACGCTACCAGGAAGACGCTCTACTTTCCTGCCaagatggaggatgaggaggtggtAACTGTGGGTCAGGATTTCTGCCAGGAAGACATGGTGATGGATGAAGATGACCAGtactgtgaggaggaggacccaCTGGCCTCTGACCCACTCTCAGCCACACCTCACTCTGGAGGTAGTTCTGTTGGATCACTCGGCAACTCCAAAGTTCCCTCTCCAGGCAGCAGTGTCACTGTTGAACCCAGCCTGAATGGAAGCTTTGTTTCCCACGAGAGCGGTGTGACTACCTACCGCACTGAGGGGGCCATGGATGTGGTCTTTACCGAGCGGAACCACTGTGGCCAGACCTCGGCTGGCCCAGGGCCCTCCCTTGTTGTATCCAGCAGTAATGAAGGCTGTGAAAGGGGCAGTGCCAGACAACATTTCCTGGTGAGCAGTGGGCAtgagatgggggaggaggtgtGTCATGGGAGGCCAGACAAGCGAAGTGATGCAGCTGAATCAGAAACTTTGCCAAACAGTAGTATTTCTGTAACTCAGGGTGAGTTAGGTCAGGCTGCAGCAACTCCCATCACCACATCAACTTTGAGCCATCCTGTAAAGAGGGATCaggcaggagagggaggggaacagCCCATGAGTTTCTTGGCAGCAGAGCGCACCCTCAATAGTTTGCTGGGAGCAGCAGGTCTGCAGGAAATGGTGTATGTGGAGGAGCAGGTGCTTGGGGCTGTTGAGGAAGTCTTCTCTGGAGGTCCTCCTGTCTCCACTGCAACAGCCATGCCAAGTGCAAGTTCTTCAGACACCAGTGACCAAAAGGCACTGCAGCGACGGCTTGGCCACTCCTATGCCTCAGGTGTTGGGGATCCTCTGTCACAGCTGCCGCCAACCTCCTACAGGGACAACACTCAGGACAAGGAGCAGCAGGATGTCAAGTGTAAATATGAAGTGTCAGGTGTGCAAAGCCAGACGGCCTCCAGTGTGGGCCAGATGGCAGGGCCAGCGGcagcggtggcagcagcagtggcatcCACGGCGTACGAGTCACAACACAAGGACAGCACTCAGGGCAAGAAGCACGAGGTGAAGTGCAAGTATGAGGTGGGTGGTTCCTCTAGCCAGATGAGCTCCAGCATGGATCACGTGGCCACAGGAAGCAGTGCAGGGTACGAGACacacaccagccaccaccaccagcaccaccaccaccaccaccaccaccagcaccagcaccaccagcaccaccagcagggcACTCTGGACCTGGCCAGTAGCCACTCCATCAGCAGCAAGGAGGAGATCTTGATGCAGGAGGAgattgatgaggaggaggaagagctggtGGATGACCCCAGCCTGGTGGTGGACAGCCTGACAGGGGGCGCCATCTTCCCGGATGACCAGATGTTTGAACGGGAGATGGGCGGCCAGCAGGGCGAGGAGGTGATGTCACTCAAGGCATCGGAGACCCTTGCCGACAGTGACAGCGAGCGTGCCACTCCACACGAGGAACTCTCTGAG CTGATGTTCTACGACCGGAGCTGCATGTTTGCCGGGGAACCTGGGCCAGCCAACCTGTCCCCCCGCACCTACCCCACCATGGACTCCTCAGCCTACCACTCCCTTGCTCCAGCCATGATCTCTCCCATGGACTCTTCTGTGCAG ATGGAGCGTACAGACTCAGGAACACTGCCCAGCTTAGGGGAGGGCAGCTCAGGAAGTGGAGTGGTGGAGCTCACCTCGGAGACCACCATGCACATCACCTCTGACCAGTGCTGCACTGTCATGCCAGGGGAGGGCATGGTCATCAGCCAGCTGTTCCCCGTGCCCTACAGTGAGGCAGCCACCACTCTGGCGTCATCTGCCACGGCCATGGCCACACCAACCACCAGCAAGGTGTCATTCTCTGGCATGATAGAAGACTCAAAACTGGATAGCAAG ATCACATTGCTGGAGAGCAgctgcagtagcagcagcagcagcagctgtagcAACAGCAGCcccagtggtagcagtagcaacatcaACAGTGGCTTCACCCGGCAGCCTTCTCCGGTCCCATCCACCTCTGGGCTGCAGGGGCCATCCAACCTCAAGTCtgtgaaggaggacgaagactaCGAGCTTGAATACGAGTCTGACTGTTACGGAGACAGTGACTCGGACTCTGGGGTGGCCAATCGCAGTCCTCTGGACCTGGACCACTGGAAGTGCATTGTATGCAACAAGATGTTCAAAAGCCTAAAGGAGAAGCTGCTACATGCCGGGCAGCACTCCCCCTGTGCCGAGGCCATGGAGAAGTCTGGTGCAATCCGCAGTGCCACAGAGGCCAAGTCCCTGCAGGATGACGTCAATCGGGATGCCGTGGAGGAGGCGGCAGCGCTGGTCGTCCTGAAGTGCAAGGAAGAAATGACTGCTCTCCAGGAGGAGACTCGCTCCATGCTGGAATCTTTTGCCACAAACGGAGAGTACAAGTGTCCCGAGTGCACTCTGTGTTTCTCCTCGGCGGAGATGCTGTTTGAGCACCGCAAGGCAGTCTTCAAGTCGAGGGTGACCTGCCAGGTGTGCCACATGGTGTTCAAGAAGCGGCACGCCAAAATAAAGCACATGAAGACTCACACCGTGGATGACCTCAAGTGCCTCATTTGCAACCGTACGTATCCAAACCGCTACTCGTGGTCACAGCACCAGCTGTTCCACATGGGCCTGGTGCTCTTTGAGTGTAAGGAATGCGGCCGCAGGTTCCAGCGGAAGTCGGAGTTGGAGGTGCACATGCGCACTCACACAGGGGAGCGACCCTACAGCTGTGCTTCCTGCAAGAGTGCCTTCACCACCCGGCAGGCACTCAAGCGGCACCTGGTGACCCACATGGACGGCCAAGAGGTGGACTGTGATGTGTGCCACAAGACGTACAAGAACATAGTGTGCCTCAACAAACACCGCCTCAAGGCACACTCCAAGAACAAGGGCAAGGCCAAGGTGCGGAGGGATTACATGTGCTCCACCTGCAACGAGGTGTTCCCCTCCTCCAAGAAGCTCGCCTGGCACCGAGAGACACACGAGCGCTGGCCCAAGAAGTGCCAGCACTGCGGCGAGTGCTTCGTGCACCAGTCCAGCCTCACCAAACACATCCGGCACAAGCACGACCCTCACCACCAGACGCCTGACGGCAAGACGGAGAACAACGCCACCTGTCCTGTCTGCCGCAAGGTATTCAAGAAGTCGTCGCTGGTGCTGCACCTCCGCACCCACACTGGTGTCAAGCCCTTCCAGTGCAACATCTGCAACAGAAGCTTTGCTGTCAAGTGCAACTTGGAGGCCCACAAGTGGGTCCACATGGGTGTCCGGGACCGCCCCCACAAGTGCAGGCTGTGCGAGCGCAGCTTCCACCGACAGAAGGATCTGGATGCACACATCCGCAGCCACAAGAACATCCGACCCTTCACTTGCAACGAGTGCGGTAAGTCCTTCATTCATAAAAATAATCTGCAGCTACACGTGCGCGAGCACTCGGGTGAAAAGCAGCACAAGTGCATGTTTTGTGGGAAGGCTTTCTTCAGGAAATACAACCTGGACAACCACGTCCGGATCCACACGGGGGAGACGCCCTATGAGTGCACCATCTGCCGCAAGGATTTCACCCAGAAGAGTAACTACAATGTTCACATGAAGGCATTCCACATTGAGAGGCATGCTGTTCATGAAGAATTATAA